The genomic interval gcgtttctgcctgcaacagacctggcgctcGCCGTGCCTCGCTGACGTGACGTcatcaacaagcgccgaggccttcctttgagtcggggTTGGTCTGAGCCGCGCGCGCTCCGAGCTCCGTGCGTCGCCGCAACATGCATTACTCTCTGCGGACGACTGCTCCGCCAGTGTAACGCCCTGCTGTACCTTGTGGATGTGATACTTCcggatatcgctgtcccatgagttTTGCCACCTCGTTGTGTGTAACTTTTTCCGTACAGCgtaaagtgatttgaagagtgtAGATGTAGGGATGTTAGTGTTTTGTGGAAGGAGTCGGTCACAAACCTGTGCTGGTGTTTGTACACTGTCACGAACCGGTCATGAGCTGACGTTCCTGAGCCGCCGCCGGTGCTGCCACCTGCCTGACCAGCGCTCCACGTTTCCCCTGCAGGAACCCTGGTGGCGCTGGCAGCGTGCATCGCGCTGGCCCACACGTCCACCGGAGCGGCCGGCACCACAACGCCGCCTGCGCCGAGACCACAGCCGCTGCCCCAACCACAGCCGCACAAGGAGGAGGAGCACGTGGACTTCCTGGCACAGCCACTGCCTCTGCCTTCGGCAGCCCCTCAGCCTCCAATGACTGACAGCACTGCCCTCCAACTAATCTCCGATCTGGTGAGTTACCGAAACGGTTTACCATTTCCACCATTTCTCATGACTACCAAAGGTCACAGTTGTGTTTAACCCACATGCtacaatttttatgttaattttgatTTCGATCTTACCATTGTATCTCACATGTTATATGATTACCGTCGTTACTTACAGCATATATTCACAATGTTGTCATCCCATGATCATCAACCGATTTCCCTCACACATacatccccatccccccccccccccccgtcctcacccacccacacacacacacacacacacacacacacacatacgtatacAGGTATGTACAGATACACTCATGTTacaattacgagggtaatcccaaaagttaggtctcctatttttttataagtacatagagctgtttatttctacaatggtttatattgaaaccttcccgtctcctctatatctcttttgttacgcaaccttctctTTTACAATGACCTATGAAACcttccttaggatttctacctcttgcttaataataacaaatgaaatcttccctttgaaattaattctctttctcaatcttcgcatactttaaatgctgcttattaaaagtgattttctgattattccgACGAAACCTGgaacgtgtcgtcgtcgtggccttcagtcgttacctgcaatagcccaaaactgttccttacgtttttttttttactgttactggatcgccatctcacTGCTACATCGAATTGCCACATGaagatacttactctgttttactatactctattagctgctggtgggttgtcataataagtggctgtatttattaccaaagctgacgttattctttaatagcaaagctcatgttattctttaatagcaaagctgacgttattctttaattaatttgactgaagttacgtaattcatagttaaactttttcttgacaacaacaaaattttgcaaagttttacgttcatGGTTTTTGAGAtgcattataatcagtaatgcaatattgctggcaaaaattaattatattctgaatgaaatgattttacaaacgttcaaatgggatgtaccttttacaataatcttacaactagcaatgcgcaaacacacCTTCTGTAGtactgagtttctcaaaaaattaattcattattattagttcctcttatgataatagttagctgatgtctctgtacatccgtttataatatcttgtaaatcatagttggtggctggcaggcataccgctcctctcaacctttcgcttcagacctgctaccgactcgcttcacatctcgcttactacagacttcatacgaacgctaaagtgcggtctctcctgccaacaatgttttttggtgcagacaatctctGCTACCATTACATAATGTATCGTAGCgccgtctttcccgctcttttcttaaaatgtatccatacgctgtctcttccgcccttttaaaaattatatcaatgtgcggtctctcttgccaacaatgcttTGGTACAGACATtccctgctgccacaattatttccaacatgacaaatataaattattcctactcaaacctttctttttttgtcatcagtctactgactggtttgatgcggccgcccacgaattcctttcctgtgctaacctcttcatctcagagtagcacttgcaacctacgtcctcaattatttgcttgacttattccaatctctgtcttcctctacagtttttgccctctacagctccctatagtaccatggaagtcattccctcatgtcttaacagatgtcctatcatactgtcccttctccttatcagtgttttccacatattccttccctctccgattctgcgtaggacctcctcattccttaccttatcagtccacctaattttcaacattcgtctatagcaccacatctcaaatgcttcaattctcttctgttccggtattcccacagtccatgattcactatcatacaatgctgtactccagatgtacatcctcagaaatttcttcctcaaattaaggccggtatttgatattagtatactcttggccagaaatgcctttttttccatagcgagtctgcttttgatgtcctccttgctctgtccgtcattggttattttactgcctaggtagcagaattccttaacttcattgacttcgttaccatcaatcctgatgttaagtttctcgctgttgtcatttctactacttctcattaccttcatctttctccgatttactctcaaaccataatgtgtactcattagactgttcattgcgttcagcagatcatttaattcttcttcactcaggatagcaatgtcatcagcgaatcgtatcattgatatcctttcaccttgtattttaattccactcctgaacctttcttttatttccatcattgcttcctcgatgtacagattgaagagtaggggcgaaaggctacagccttgtcttactcccttcttaataggagcacttcgttcttgatcgtccactcttattattccctcttggttgttgtacatattgtatatgacccgtctctccctatagcttacacctacttttttcagaatcttgaacagcttgcaccattttatattgtcgaacgctttttccaggtcgacaaatcctatgaacgggtcttgagttttctttcgccttgcttccattattagccgtaacgtcagaattgcctctctcgtgcctttacttttcctaaagccaaactgatcgtcacctagcgcattctcaattttcttttccattcttctgtatattattcttgtaagcagcttcgatgcatgagctgttaagctgattgtgcgaaattCTGATgggatcccttctgccttatttgaccgtaagtcctccaaagctcttttaaattccgattctaatactgcatcccctatctcttctaaatcgactcctgtttcttcttttatcacatcagacaaatctttgccctcttagaggctttcaatgtattctttccacctatctgctctctcctctgcatttaacagtggaattcccgttgcactcttaatgttaccaccgttgcttttaatgtcaccaaaggttgttttgactttcctgtatgctgagtctgtccttccgacaatcatatctttttcgatgtcttcacatttttcctgcagccatttcgtcttagcttccctgcacttcctatttacttcattcctcagcgacttgtatttctgtattcctgcttttcccggaacatgtttgtacttcctcctttcatcaatcaactgaagtatttcttctgttacccatggcttcttcgcagctaccttctttgtacctatgttttccttcccaacttctgtgatggccctttttagagatgtccattcctcttcaactgtgttgcctactgcgctattccttattgctgtatctatagcgttagagaacttcaaacgtatctcgtcattccttagaacttccgtatcccacttcttagcgtattgattcttcctgactaatgtcttgtacttcagcctactcttcatcactactacattgtgatctgagtctatatctgctcctgggtacgccttacaatctagtatctgatttcggaatctctgtctgaccatgatgtaatctaattgaaatcttccagtatctccaggccttttccaagtatacctcctcctgttgtgattcttgagcagggtattcgctattactagctgaaacttgttacagaactcaattagtctttctcctctttcattccttgtcccaagcccatattctcctgtaaccttttcttctactccttcccctacaactgcattccagtcgcccatgactattagattttcgtccccatttacatactgcattacactttcaatatcctcatacactttctctatctgttcatcttcagcttgcgacgtcggcatgtatacctgaactatcattgtcggtgttggtctgctgtcgattctggttagaacaacccggtcactgaactgttcacagtaacacaccctctgccctaccttcctattcataacgaatcctacacctgttataccattttctgctgctgttgatattacccagtactcatctgaccagaaatccttgtcttccttccacttcacttcactgacccctactatatctagattgagcctttgcatttcccttttcagattttctagtttccctaccacgttcaaacttctgacattccacgccccgactcgtaaacattatcctttcgctgattattcaatctttttctcatggtaacctcccccttggcagtcccctcccagagatctattccggaatcttttgccaatggagagatcatcatgacacttcttcaattacaggccacatgtcctgtggatacacattacgtgtctttaatgcagtggtttccattgccttctgcatcctaatgtcgttgatcattgctgattcttccacctttaggggcaatttctcacccctaggacaagagagtgccctgaacctctatccgcccctctttgacaaggccgttggcagaatgacgctgacttcttatgccggaagtcttcggccgccaatgctgattatttatcaaaatttaggcagtggcggggatcgaacccaggaccgaagaggttttgattatgaatcaaagacgctacccctagtccACAGGttatacttaatcctattaataaaatataaacatctttcataaattgtgttttAACAATAGACAATAGAATAAACACGTCTTACAAGataagtttacagcttgaacatttacctatttttcgacataatcacaatttctgtcagtgcatttttgtagacgctatggACGTTTTTGTATGCCCACggtataccagctcgccgccatgctgttcagaaagttatgaacctcttctttcacctagtcatcggagctgaatcgctttccggccaaatgttcttttaatctagggaacaggtgatagccaCCGGTTGCCAAGTCagtactatagggtgggtgggtgattatgttccaccgaaaccgttgcaggagagcaacggtttaccgagcgatgtttgggcgagcgttgtcatggggaatgtgtacgcccctgctcaacattactcttctccggttctgaattgctggtttgagttttttcagagtctcacagtacgtgtcagcgttaattgtggtcccagttattcagctccgacgacgaggtcaaagaagaggttcataactttctgaacagcataatggcgagctggtatgacatggacatacgaaaagtgccacagcgtctacaaaaatgcatcgacagaaatggtgattatgtcgaaaaatagctaaatgttcaaggtgtaaactgatgtaaaccactgtagaaataaacaggtctatgtacttataaaaaaataggaaactttacttttgagattacccttgTATTTAAGTTTTACTACTTATGTGTAGCGTAGAGGTTTAATTTATTTGCCTGACTGAGTCACCCACTGCCGTCCTGTTCTGTAAGGAAGTTCAGTAGCAGTTTGAGTACCTTGTCATTGGTGGTGAACAGAAGTAGAGATCCCTGTGTGGACCAAGCAGAGGTACTGTTAAGTTCAACTCCGGTATTTCAGGTAAAATGCAAGAAACACCAAAGTTCGACTCTCATATTTCAACAGAGTTTGGAACTCATACTTCGTTTAAGTTTCAGAAAAGCCTAAACCATTTTGATATAACAAGAACAGTCCAAACAGAGCCATTATGAAAGTGTGAATTCACAGCAAGGTCAGAAAAGAAAGTTATGAAGTGAAACAGGTAGTTACAAATACTACAGCAAACCGAATTGGCTGGTGATGAGGGCCACACTTAAGTATTAAATGTCTCTACCCATTGCACAAGTGACTCACATTTACAGTGTTTGTGGCATAAACTAGATGCAGGAATGACCATGCACCACAACAGTCTATACTGGGCATtgggtttatttcttctccactatGACCAGTTAACAGGGAACAAAACGCCTTCTCCATAAAGACAGTATTCCTATCTTCAGCCCTTGATGATGGTATCACCATACCTGCCTCCACTGGCTTGAGGTGGTGATTTGCTGAGAGAGAGGCTCATGGTTCATCTATTTGGATGTTTGTATCCTGTCATCATAGGTTTCTACGTGGCACAATGTGAGAGTACAGGCCGAGATGCTATTGAGGTGGGACAGGAACTTAAGTGGATGGGATGACCTGTGCAAGCTGATATACTGGATACTGAGGAAAGTTATGGTGAGTGGTGGCTATATAGGTGCTGAGGTATTGGGATTGGGATGCCTGTGAGGCGATGCTGGCAGTTCTAATTCCAGAAGCAAATCAAGTGATACTGAGTGATTGTGAACTAAAGTATTTGACACCACCACAATCTAATGAAGATACCTTGTGTCTGCCTGTCTACAGGTGAATCACACCAAAGCTTtccccgcaaatattgcggaaatgataAGCGTTATTTATGTTCACTTTTCAAGCAAGGGGTTGGCAGTCAGGGACTCGTATTTTTAGTCAATCAATAGAGTGCGATAACACTCTGAAAGCTTAATTTTTTGtgcaaaaacaatttttcaagAGAACAATGACTGTTTACATTAAAAATCTAAAAGTAGGGCAAATCAGAATGTCAGCAGTGATCGTTGTAGTATTGTAGTCGTGAGTTGTTCAcaggatatcgtattttgaaaaattccAGCAGTGACACTTGTACAAcagctgtggtagcacacactaaagaaccacACAAGTGCATACAATAGATGTGGCTCCTGAGCAGTAACGAGACAGTTGGTCATCACacattgtgttcaaaatgacaaaaACAAGCGGCAATGTACGCTTACAATCTGGTATCAAataactgctgcacacgtgctagcatttcagcagagatgtgcgagcaggctgcagtaatacgtcattgAATATCATTGGGGGAAGTTGGTATGTCCTTTTaggcagcgtctttcagctttccccacagaaaaaaagtctgcAGGCGTCAAATTTGGAGAACAGGCTTGCCAAGATATGGGTCCTCACAGTTCAgtccaatgatttggaaacaattcgtgaagacatgccgtAGTACTTTgttcactatgggctggacagtccTCACGTTGGTACCCCATTTGCAGCACAAATACACTTTCTGTTATTACGATctttttattggctaacaatacatgcccctgactaccaatccattaagTGAAAAtagcgcgctggattagccgagcggtcttaggcactgtactcatggactgtgtggctggtcctggtggaggttcgagtcctcccttgggcatggttgtgtgtgtttgtccttaggttaatttaggttaagtagtgcgtaagcttatggactgatgaccatagaagttaagtcccgtaagatttcacacacatttgcacattaagTGAAAAtcgcacctgctacggtcgcaggttcgaatcctgccttggacatggatgtgtgtgatgtccttaggttagttaggtttaagtagttctacgttctaggggactaatgaccacagcagttgagtcccatagtgctcagagccatatttttgaaaatcgcacatcaatagcactttccatttccgcagtatttgcaGTGTAAGATTCAGGTGATTCACATGGGCAAATGAGTGAGCCTAGACATGGGAGCCTGAGCGATAACAGTGGTGCAGCCTAGACTCTGGGCTTACTGGGACGGGTGTGGTGCCTGTGCTCTTCTAGCAACTCTGCGGGGCTGTGACCATTGACACCTGTAGTCAGGTATGCAGCAAGGTATCTTGTCAGTACTTCCGCCACTGTCATCAGCCGCAAAACTTTCGTCATTCACGTTCTAAATATCTCGACCAACCACAGTACCTCTGAACTGACACATCTAAATGCACTTTCAGAAATTCTGTTATCCTCTTTACTTGGCCCACTTTCCTTTCAGGTTCGGCAACATGCAGTACAGTGGGTGTCACAAAACCCGCACCCACTGAAAGTGTTCGCCAGCGTCGGAGGGTTGGTGGCGCTGGCGCTAGGGGCGCTGAAGGCGCTGGTGGGCTGGCTGCTGCAGCACTGGGGTATCCCCTGGCTGGCGGGCAGCCCCGCAGAGCAGAGCGAGGACGACGGTGCCCGGCACGTGGCGGCGGCGCTGGCGGACGCCGTGGCGAGCGGCGACTGCCTGCAGAAGGCCGCCTGCCACCTGGGGCACGTGGCCGCCACCTGGCTGCACGTGGCTCCCGCACACAGGTCAGCACGTGGCGTCTTCTCCAGGCTATACTATACTCGGATCGGAATAACGATATGACTGcagctgagaatttttccgggttgtatggcggtggtccatggaactcttcaatctacatctacatctacatttatactccgcaagccaccaaacggtgtgtggcggagggcactttacgtgcactgtcattacctcccttttctgttccagtcgcgtatggttcgcgggaagaacgactgtctgaaagcctccatgcgcgctccaatctctctaattttacattcgtgatctcctcgggaggtataagtagggggaagcaatatattcgatacctgatccagaaacgcaccctcttgaaacctggcgagtaagctataccgcgatgcagagcgcctctcttgcagagtctgccacttgagtttgctaaaaatctccgcaacgctatcacggttaccaaataaccctgtgacgaaacgcgccgctcttctttggatcttctctatctcctccgtcaacctgatctggtacggatcccacactgatgagcaatactcaagtataggtcgaacgagtgttttgtaagccacctcctttgttgatggactacattttctaagaactctcccaatgaatctcaacctggtacacgccttaccaacagatattttacagaagtaactgctaccagtgtttgttcctctatcatataatcaacaataaaggatccttctatctatgtattcgcaatacattacatttgtctatgttaagggtcagttgccactccctgcaccaagtgcctatctgctgcagatcttcctgcatttcgctacaattttctaatgctgcaacttctctgtatactacagcatatcggcgaaaagccgcatggaacttacctgacgtttcgtccaaggctacgttggacatcttcgggggtgctcctggttgtgctgagtcttgccgacgagtcggactttttttccctttattgtaattttcataCCTATACAGATAcataggtaggctggcagcagcatcgtacgctgctctacagctttCGATTTTccaatgagaaaaaaattaagaagataCATAATAGGTAGAGTGATGGGTAGAAAACAGTagacacacaaaaatacaaaacacgGAGCAGTTCACACTCGATGAAAATTACACTGAAACACTTTGGCACGGCGCACAAAAACTGACGATTCGACAGCACAGGTGAACgtaggagtgtgacggtgaacactaacaaaaacacgacggcacacacacgagaaactgatggcgatgatctccggcgtgcaaacgtccacgtaacgtgtgcgagtccggggacctgccaaaaggggaagagGGGTgacggggagggagaggggagagcaaagatgccaatgtcAGAGGAGACGGGAGGAGCAGTAGACGGACGGGgctaggggaagcccaggggacgagtggggagaaagggaggaggggggaagggggagagaagggagagagggtgcccaaaggaacaaacacaggaacagggaaggaggatcaaagttggtagggggtatggaggggaggagggcatcatcagggagggggagctggcggaagccaccttgggagagggtgtggggaGTGGAGAGATGGTGAGCAGCTGGGACATGTAAGTACAGGCTGGAAGTACAGGCGTGGCAGCGGACGATGGCGGGAGAGGATtggagagaccagcgggtgaggaggatcgagtttacgggaggtgtagaggatctgtatccgttcgaggaagaggaggaggtgggggaagggaattaggtcgtataggatctgtgtgggggaggggagacggatgcgataggcgaggcgaagagcatgttGTTCcaagatctgaagggatttgtaaaaggtagggggaacggagatccaggcagggtgggcatagcaaaggatagggcgaataagggatttataggtatgggggatggtggaggggtccaggccCCAAGTACGGCcttaaaggagcttgaggagacagagtcgggagcgtgccttggcttggatcgtccggaggtggggtggggggggggggggtccaggagaggcgacggtcgagggagACACCAAGGTTCTTAAGGGTGGGCGTGAGGGcgacaggacggccatagatggtgatgtagaaatagaggaggcggaaggaagggttggttttgcctacaatgatcacctgggatTTGGAAGGATACGAGTCCGACGttgaagagcggcctaaataccgtggaaagtgggcgtggtctggatttcatgtGATAGCAGacataaaccttgtcaaagataaaatttttttaaccatagtacatcaaagataaaaacttctcatcgattctgtagcgctacAGTCCATATATCAGTGAGTTTTATGgcctcttcttttctgttaaaattatccccatgtttatatatttcgatggctcctctatatagccgtggataatagttcgtgatagtacatagaacttcagtttccgaaaatttcactacgtgatcacctgattgaagagcatgttccgctacggctgatttgtctgttttccctagtcggcaaagacatTTATGTTCCTTCatccgtgtattcacacttctctttgtagttccaatgtagacctttccacatgtacacggaatcttgtatacaccacttgcagacagaggaggacgtttatccttaacggaacgaagtgcttggcctattttcttagctGGTCTGaatttcgccggccgaagtggcaaagcggttctaggcgctacagtctggaaccgcgcgaccacaacggtcgcaggttagaatccttcctcgggaatggatgtgtgtgatgtccttatgttagttaggtttaagtagttctaagttatagatgactgatgacctcagacgttaagtcgcatagtgctcagagccatttgaccatttggcCTGAAATTCGGTCGAACGTCATGTTTCCTTAGAATCTTGCCaatttgatccgttacttttttgataAAGAGTAGAGAAGCCGTGTTCTTCCATCGCAGTGTCCTCTCGTTGTCCTTGggcctcctgttattcggtcgcaaaactctatttatttccttactagagtacccattcttctcaaaagcctgctttagatgttttaactcggcgtccaggTGTTCGGGCGtacaaatccttttagctctgtccactagacttttaattttacctcttttctgttgtggatgatgattggaaTTCTTATGCATGTATCTGTCGgtatgtgtaaccttccgaaagacttTATGTTTCAACCTGCCATTAGTCTGTCGCATGacgaagacatccaagaaggaTATTGCATTGTCTTTCTCCATTTTCATGGTAAATTGGATTTTTTgatttatactatttaaataacaaaagaattactCTAAAGCTTTCTTGCCATGTGACCAAacaacaaatgtatcatccacgtatcggTACCATCTACATGGTTTCTTACTCGCTTTTTCCAGGGCTAATTGTTCGAATTTTTCCATCTAAAAGTTAGCAATCGTAGGGCTCAATGGATTACCCATGATCACACCATCAACCTGTTCATAAAACTCATCTTACCACTGGAACTGACTAGCGGTCTGAATAAAGCAGAAGAAAGTGGACAGAAAAGTGATAAGACTAATACACAGTCTTGCTAGGTGACTCAGTTAAACATGTTATAGGGGAGTATGAGAAGCTTCAGACACAGCCATATTTTACACTTGGGTAATACTGGATAGGCAGCATCCCTTCCACGCCTGTCAGTTAATTTATGATTGTGTTCGATGAACAGTCTATCACATTTTATCTTTGTAAGTTTCCCTTCCTGGTGTCTGAAGGGAAGCTGAATTTGCTCAATCTCTCTGTCATCTCACTGAGTTACATTCATGTGATCTTCAGATGCCTTGTCATTGTTCACCGCTCTTACCTTGAGCGTACCACCGTTCTCCTCAC from Schistocerca gregaria isolate iqSchGreg1 chromosome 6, iqSchGreg1.2, whole genome shotgun sequence carries:
- the LOC126278459 gene encoding uncharacterized protein LOC126278459, whose product is MALAGTLVALAACIALAHTSTGAAGTTTPPAPRPQPLPQPQPHKEEEHVDFLAQPLPLPSAAPQPPMTDSTALQLISDLVRQHAVQWVSQNPHPLKVFASVGGLVALALGALKALVGWLLQHWGIPWLAGSPAEQSEDDGARHVAAALADAVASGDCLQKAACHLGHVAATWLHVAPAHSLLNALPPHPVLDAFRSGAQLLGGDCDQYLCVTAN